A section of the Pan paniscus chromosome 11, NHGRI_mPanPan1-v2.0_pri, whole genome shotgun sequence genome encodes:
- the PAX5 gene encoding paired box protein Pax-5 isoform X2, translated as MDLEKNYPTPRTSRTGHGGVNQLGGVFVNGRPLPDVVRQRIVELAHQGVRPCDISRQLRVSHGCVSKILGRYYETGSIKPGVIGGSKPKVATPKVVEKIAEYKRQNPTMFAWEIRDRLLAERVCDNDTVPSVSSINRIIRTKVQQPPNQPVPASSHSIVSTGSVTQVSSVSTDSAGSSYSISGILGITSPSADTNKRKRDEGKRGPRSPVGDALHGVCFRRSVAGGSRGAREHPPYLQRSESPFS; from the exons GACATGGAGGAGTGAATCAGCTTGGGGGGGTTTTTGTGAATGGACGGCCACTCCCGGATGTAGTCCGCCAGAGGATAGTGGAACTTGCTCATCAAGGTGTCAGGCCCTGCGACATCTCCAGGCAGCTTCGGGTCAGCCATGGTTGTGTCAGCAAAATTCTTGGCAG GTATTATGAGACAGGAAGCATCAAGCCTGGGGTAATTGGAGGATCCAAACCAAAGGTCGCCACACCCAAAGTGGTGGAAAAAATCGCCGAATATAAACGCCAAAATCCCACCATGTTTGCCTGGGAGATTAGGGACCGGCTGCTGGCAGAGCGGGTGTGTGACAATGACACCGTGCCTAGCGTCAGTTCCATCAACAG GATCATCCGGACAAAAGTACAGCAGCCACCCAACCAACCAGTCCCAGCTTCCAGTCACAGCATAG TGTCCACTGGCTCCGTGACGCAGGTGTCCTCGGTGAGCACGGATTCGGCCGGCTCGTCGTACTCCATCAGCGGCATCCTGGGCATCACGTCCCCCAGCGCCGACACCAACAAGCGCAAGAGAGACGAAGGTAAGAGAGGCCCGCGCAGCCCCGTCGGGGATGCGCTCCACGGGGTCTGTTTCCGGCGCTCGGTCGCGGGTGGCAGCAGAGGTGCCCGCGAACACCCCCCTTACCTGCAGAGGAGCGAGTCCCCCTTTTCGTGA